The genomic stretch CATTCCTTATCCTATTTTAAAACGAATGCTTGTTTAGCAATCTCTGAATATGCCAACATAACAATGGAAAGAAAACCGGTTCTTGATAGCCGGTAAGAATTCGGTACGGAGGATTAGAAGCAATGGGAATACGTAATAAAAAGGAAGCTGCAGAGATGTTCAGTTCGGCGACGGAGAAGGAACGGCTGACCGAGGCGGAGACGGCGGGATATCTGCCATAGCGCCTATCACACTTCGAAAATGGAGTGAAAGCGAATACGCGGGGCGCGAGGCGGGAACGCCGCCGCCGTGTTTCAAGCGCGGCAGCAATTACTATTTAGACCATAAAATTCGTGACGTTCTATTGTAAATGGAACATATTCCTTTTGGGGGCGCATTCTTGTGCAGCCGGCTCTACTGCGCAGTAGGACATACAGATTGCTGCATCCGTAAACAAGGAACAAACAATTGAGACTTATCTTGACTATATAACGCCTGCGTTTCAGTCAGTTACTGCTCTTGCCGGAAACGTGCCGATCCAACATTACATAGGTTATACAAAGCAATTTACTTTTGCGGTAATTATTGGGAAATAAAAAAGGCAAAGAGAATTCTTCTGTACTATCGCGCGATATGATAAGAACATGAATCCTCGTGTCGAAGTATATATTTTCCATAAATGAATGTATGGAGAAAACATAACCCAGATCTACGTTCATGCTATTCTGAAACGTATAAGTGGCGAAAAAGGTGTACCTTTTTCGCCACCCAACATCGCTTTATAAAACGCGCCTAAATACATTAAACAACAGCCAAAAACATCGCTTGGCTTCTCCATATTATTACAACACCTTCTGTAAAAGTCAATCGTGTACTGGCGAAAAAGGTACGCATTATTCGCCACTTCGGGCGAGAGGGTACGTGACGATACGGAGGTGAGGCTGCGATGATAGATCTGTTCGAACACAATCAAACAGCATACGACAAAGCAGTCTCCATGCTCGCCGAACGCGGCAAAGCCGCAGTTGTGCACCCCACCGGCACCGGTAAATCCTTCATCGCCTTCAAGCTCGCGGAGGACAATCCATCGTCGCGCATACTCTGGCTCTCGCCGAGCGAATATATCTTTCGCACGCAGCTGGAGAACATTAAATCCGTCTGCGGCTATGAACCTTGCAACGTCGAATTCCGCACCTACGCCAAGCTCATGCAGTTTGATATGGAAGCAATCGACGAACTCAAGCCGTCGTACATAATCCTGGACGAATTCCACCGCGTAGGAGCCGAGATGTGGGGCAAAGGCGTTGAGAGATTATTCGACGCCTATCCAAACGTCCCCGTGCTTGGTCTCTCTGCTACAAGCATCCGCTACTTGGACAACCGCCGCGACATGGCCGACGAACTCTTCGACAGCAATGTCGCTTCCGAAATGACATTAGGCGAAGCCGTAGTCAGAGGCATACTAACGCCTCCCGAATACGTACTCTCTATCTACTCCTGCTCGAAGGACATAGAAAAATACCAGAGCCGCATCCGCAGGGCTAAGACAAAGGCAACCAGAGACGAAGCCCAGAAAAAGCTCGACGCACTCCGCCGTTCTTTAGAAAACGCGGAAGGCTTGGATGCGGTATTTGCCAAACATATAAAAGATAAACAAGGCAAATACATAGTCTTCTGCTCAAACGTAGAACACCTGCGCGAAACGGAGACGCATATCCACGAATGGTTCAAAGGAGTAGACAGTACTCCAGTAATCTACAAAGCCTACTCCGAAGACGCGGAATCATCAAAGGCATTTGACTCATTTAGGCAAGACGATACGGACCACTTAAAGCTATTGCTCTGTATCGACATGCTCAACGAAGGCATCCACGTAGACGGAGTATCGGGCGTAATACTCCTGCGTCCTACGGTATCTCCAATAGTCTATAAACAGCAGATAGGCAGAGCTTTATCCTCCGGTAAAAGCGGTAAAGATAAAAGTAAAGTACCCGTAATAATCGATATAGTAAACAACATAGAAAACTTGTACTCCATCTCAGCAGTACAGGAAGAGATGAACACAGCCATAAACTACTACAGAGGCACGGGACAGGAAGATAAAATAGTCAACGAGACATTCACCATAACAGATGAAACTAGGGACAGCAGGCAGCTCTTCTGCGAACTCGAAGAGACGTTATCCGCCAGCTGGGACTCCATGTATAAACTGGCAAAAGCCTACTACGAAAAGCACCACAACCTCGACATAGAAAGACGCTACGTAACCCCCGAAGGCTACGCCCTAGGCTCGTGGCTCAACACACAAAAACTGGTCAAAGCCGGAAAGATACACGGCGTACTCACGGAAGAAAGAATCCAGAAGCTGAACGCCATAGGAATGGACTGGCATAGCAAATACGACAAAGCGTGGGAAAAGTACTACGGCGCCTTATGCAAATACAAGTATGACAACGGCAACATCGATATAAATGCAAGGTATGTTACGCCTGACGGTATAGAACTCGGCGCATGGATATCGAACCTCCGCACCGCGAAAAACAACCTCCGCAGGGGCTATTATCTCACCGACGAGCGTATAACCATGCTCAATAAACTCGGCATGATCTGGGACAAGATAGACTTCCGGTGGGAAAAATACTACCAGGCCTGCGTCGAATACTACGAAAAACACAGGAACATCGACATCCCCGCCGGCTACACAACCGCTGAAGGGCTTCGTGTAGGCGCGTGGATCAGAAGAATACGCAAAGCCAGAGACGGAAGACTAAAAAACACGACGTCTCTCACACAAGAGCAGATACAGCGTCTTGATGCAATAGGCATGAACTGGCAGGACGCTTTTACCCGGCGCTGGGAATACGGTTACAGCAAAGCAAAGGAATACTACGCTGAATACGGCAATCTTGACGTACCGACCATGTATGTAACCGAAGATGGTTTCCCGCTAGGCAAATGGCTCAAGGGACATGTGCAGCCGGCCGACAAAACCGGAAGATCGTCTACCAAGCTTACGCCCGAACGTAAAGCAAAGCTTGATACTCTCGGCTTCAAATGGGAACAAGAAGACTCGTGGAGCAGACGCATCGCCGCGTGCAGAGAATACAAAGCCGAACACGGCGACCTCAACGTCCCGCAGCACTACGTGACGACCGACGGAATATGGCTAGGCAAATGGCTCTACGAATGCAGAAGGGCCTACCGCGGCGAATCTAATAACATAGTTAAAGTACTTACCCAAGACCAGATTCGCCAGCTTGAAACCCTTGGTATGGACTGGCGTACGCCCGCTGAAAAGGCATGGGAAGAAAAATATAAAGCAGCAACGGAAATGCTCATAAAGATGAAGCAAATAAACGATACGGCATCTTTAAAAGCGGAGTTTCCCCCAAGCCACAGCTTACGCCAGTGGCTCGTGAGACAGCGTTTTCTTATAAGACATGGGAAATTGTCACAGCAACAGGTATCAAAAATAGACATCTTAAATAAACAATATAGCTGTATTGTGAGATAAAAAATATGCATAACTATCAATATAAATTAAATAAATATTCTAACTATTTGAAGTTACAGCAATGTCCGCAGTTTCTTATTTTTTTGAGTGGCAATACATCGGCGTTACTCCCCTTATCGGTTAGGGAAAACTTTCAAGCGAACAGGTAAGCAAACTAAGCGCGCTGAACGCCATAGGCGCGAACATGAATACATATAAAACGAGACTTGATAGAAGAAATGTACGACAGATAGCAAACGGAACCAGACCGTTACAGGAGACATGAAGCAAAGATGAAGACAAAACCCGAAAAACGAATCCTACTATCATACCCGCACATGAGCGGAGACGAGCTGAGGCTCGTAAAAGACGCATTCGAATCCAACTGGATAGCGCCTCTCGGCCCGCATGTCGACGCATTTGAAAAAGAGACCGCGGCATACGCCGGAGTAAAATCGGCGCTTGCACTCTCCAGCGGGAGCGCCGCTATACACCTCGGCCTCAGGTTGCTCAACGTGCAGGCCGGAGATATAGTCTTCTGCTCCACACTGACCTTCATAGCTTCGGTAGCTCCGGCTATGTACCAGAACGCCGTCCCCGTCTTCATCGACTCAGACGAAGAGACATGGAATATGTCGCCCACAGCACTTCAGAAAGCCTTCGACGACGCTGAAAAAACAGGCAGAATGCCCAAATGCGTTATAGTCGCCGAACTCTACGGGCAGCCGCCCAAAATAGACGAGATACAAAAAATCTGCGCCAAATACAGCGTTCCTATACTCGAAGACTCCGCCGAAGCGTTGGGCGCCACATACGACGGCAAAAAATGCGGCTCCTTCGGCAAAGTAGGAGTCTACTCATACAACGGCAACAAAATAATAACCACATCAGGCGGAGGAATGCTCCTCTCCGACGACGAAGAATACATAGAAAAAGCCAGATTCTGGTCCACCCAGGCCAGAGACAAAGCGCCGTGGTACGAACACACCGAAATAGGCTACAACTACAGGATGAGCAACATCCTCGCCGCCATAGGCAGAGGCCAGATGCTCCATCTTGAAGAACGCATAAACAGAAGAAGAGCCATATACAGCAAATACAAACAGGAACTTGAAAAAATCCCCGGCATAACCCTGATGCCCGAGACGCCGAAAGCCCGTTCCATCCAATGGCTCACAGCTATAACGATAGACAAAGAAATAACAGGCAAAACATTCATGGACGTGCTCAACTACCTGAACGAACAGAACATAGAAACACGTCCCGTCTGGAAACCCATGCACCTCCAGCCGTACTTCAAGCAGATGAACGCTAAATACTTCACTCACGGAGACGGAGAAAACGGCAGCGTATCAGACAGGCTCTTCAACACAGGTCTATGCCTGCCGTCGGCTTCCGCCATGATAGACGATGAGCAGGACTACGTGATTGAAGCGCTGAAAAGATATCTGTCGGCATAGACATAAGCGTAAAAGAAACTAGAAGATTAGAAGCGGGTAGGACAGTAAACAAAATGAGACAGAAACACATACCTTACGGACCATACGAGAGATACCTCAAAAGGCCATTGGATATATTCCTGGCCCTTCTTACGATTGTACTCTTTTGGTGGCTCTATCTCATCATAGCTGTATTAGTCCGCATAAACCTCGGCAGTCCTATCATCTTTACGCAGGAGCGCATCGGTAAAGACGAGAAAATATTCAGGATATATAAATTCCGGACGATGACCGACGCTAAAGATAAAAACGGCAAGCTTCTGCCGGACGCGGAACGCATGACCAAACTCGGTAAATGGCTTAGAAGCACCAGCCTTGACGAGATCCTCCAGGCCTTCAACATCCTGGAAGGAACCTGTTCATGGATAGGCCCGCGCCCGCTCCTTGCTTCCTATCTGGATAAATTCAACGAAATCCAGAGACACCGTCACGATGTCCGTCCAGGGCTTATAGGCTTCACAAAAATGGGCCGCCACGCCACTTCATGGGAAAAACAGTTCGAATGGGACGTCTGGTACGCCGGACATATCACGCTGTTTGAAGATATAAAAATCATATTCCGCGCAATCCCCAACGTCTTAAGCGGCTTCATTACTATCTCATCGCCTGACAGGGAAGCATTCACAGGCAGTGTTCATACCGGACAAACGATAGAATCCGGCTCTGCCGGCAGCGGCACTGACAACAACACTGCCGTCAGAGCGAAAAAGAACAGTGAAAAAGAAAAAGAACTTTACGCGGCAGCGCAGGGAGAACAGAGATGAACGTCCTGATAATAGCTCCGCACCCGGATGACGAAATACTGGGATGCGGTGGAACAATCGCAAAACATACGGCAGCGTGGAACCAGGTATACGTCTGCATCGTGACAAGAGGAAAACTTCCTCTATTCAACGACGAAGGTGTGAAAATTGTTAGGGAAGAATGTTCAGCTGCCCATAAATATTTAGGGGTAAAAGAAACCATCTTCCTTGACTTCCCCGCCGCCATGCTCGAAGAAGTCCCAAGGCACGAGCTCAACGACAGCCTCTGTAAAGTCGTACAGCGTATAAAGCCGGAAGAAGTGTATATCCCCCACAGGGGCGACATGCAGCTCGACCACAAGATGATAGTCGACGCCGCCATGGTTGCCCTGCGTCCCAAATACGAACACGTGGCAAAAAGGATATACGCTTATGAGACGTTGTCGGAGACAGGATGGGATATCCCTAACACCGTCAACGAATTCATTCCGACGGTCTATAACGACATAAGCGGTTATTTGGATCAGAAATTACAGGCGATGCGGTTCTATCAGTCCCAGCTTGCGCCGTATCCAAATCCGAGATCAATTGAAAGCCTTGAAGCTCTTGCGAAATACAGAGGATCGACGGTCAACAAGAGAGCCGCGGAAGCCTTCTCTCTGATCCGTGAAATACGCTGACACAAACAGAGGCAAAATAGAAAGGTTGAACGCATATGTTTAAACTGAGCGAGCTTATAGAATTTCTCAAAGAAAAACAGCTGCTTATAGGCGAAGTCAAGACAGACGGAGATAAGGAAATAAAACGTTTCGCTTCCTTGCTGCATCCGTCAGCCGACGCGCTATGCTGGTCGCAGAAAACGCTTTCGCCGGACACCATTCCCAACGCGGCTGTGCTCCTCTGTCAGCCTGAGCAGGAACATGACCCTAACCTAGACACTGTAATGATTCACGTGCAGGATCCGAGACGGGTATTCGGGACCGTCGCCTATCATTTCAACCGAAGGATAAGAAAAACGGGCATCTATGATAAAGCGGTGATAAGCCCGACAGCGGTCATAGGGGAGAACGTCTACATAGGCCCCTATACGGTAATAGAAGACGGATGCCGTATAGGCGACGGAACAATAATAGACGCCAACGTGACCATATACCACGACGTGACCATAGGCAAAAACTGCCATATATGGGCCGGAGCAGTAATCGGAGCTGACGGCCACGGTTATTTC from Cloacibacillus sp. An23 encodes the following:
- a CDS encoding Helicase associated domain protein gives rise to the protein MIDLFEHNQTAYDKAVSMLAERGKAAVVHPTGTGKSFIAFKLAEDNPSSRILWLSPSEYIFRTQLENIKSVCGYEPCNVEFRTYAKLMQFDMEAIDELKPSYIILDEFHRVGAEMWGKGVERLFDAYPNVPVLGLSATSIRYLDNRRDMADELFDSNVASEMTLGEAVVRGILTPPEYVLSIYSCSKDIEKYQSRIRRAKTKATRDEAQKKLDALRRSLENAEGLDAVFAKHIKDKQGKYIVFCSNVEHLRETETHIHEWFKGVDSTPVIYKAYSEDAESSKAFDSFRQDDTDHLKLLLCIDMLNEGIHVDGVSGVILLRPTVSPIVYKQQIGRALSSGKSGKDKSKVPVIIDIVNNIENLYSISAVQEEMNTAINYYRGTGQEDKIVNETFTITDETRDSRQLFCELEETLSASWDSMYKLAKAYYEKHHNLDIERRYVTPEGYALGSWLNTQKLVKAGKIHGVLTEERIQKLNAIGMDWHSKYDKAWEKYYGALCKYKYDNGNIDINARYVTPDGIELGAWISNLRTAKNNLRRGYYLTDERITMLNKLGMIWDKIDFRWEKYYQACVEYYEKHRNIDIPAGYTTAEGLRVGAWIRRIRKARDGRLKNTTSLTQEQIQRLDAIGMNWQDAFTRRWEYGYSKAKEYYAEYGNLDVPTMYVTEDGFPLGKWLKGHVQPADKTGRSSTKLTPERKAKLDTLGFKWEQEDSWSRRIAACREYKAEHGDLNVPQHYVTTDGIWLGKWLYECRRAYRGESNNIVKVLTQDQIRQLETLGMDWRTPAEKAWEEKYKAATEMLIKMKQINDTASLKAEFPPSHSLRQWLVRQRFLIRHGKLSQQQVSKIDILNKQYSCIVR
- a CDS encoding aminotransferase class I/II-fold pyridoxal phosphate-dependent enzyme, with the translated sequence MKTKPEKRILLSYPHMSGDELRLVKDAFESNWIAPLGPHVDAFEKETAAYAGVKSALALSSGSAAIHLGLRLLNVQAGDIVFCSTLTFIASVAPAMYQNAVPVFIDSDEETWNMSPTALQKAFDDAEKTGRMPKCVIVAELYGQPPKIDEIQKICAKYSVPILEDSAEALGATYDGKKCGSFGKVGVYSYNGNKIITTSGGGMLLSDDEEYIEKARFWSTQARDKAPWYEHTEIGYNYRMSNILAAIGRGQMLHLEERINRRRAIYSKYKQELEKIPGITLMPETPKARSIQWLTAITIDKEITGKTFMDVLNYLNEQNIETRPVWKPMHLQPYFKQMNAKYFTHGDGENGSVSDRLFNTGLCLPSASAMIDDEQDYVIEALKRYLSA
- a CDS encoding sugar transferase, translating into MRQKHIPYGPYERYLKRPLDIFLALLTIVLFWWLYLIIAVLVRINLGSPIIFTQERIGKDEKIFRIYKFRTMTDAKDKNGKLLPDAERMTKLGKWLRSTSLDEILQAFNILEGTCSWIGPRPLLASYLDKFNEIQRHRHDVRPGLIGFTKMGRHATSWEKQFEWDVWYAGHITLFEDIKIIFRAIPNVLSGFITISSPDREAFTGSVHTGQTIESGSAGSGTDNNTAVRAKKNSEKEKELYAAAQGEQR
- a CDS encoding PIG-L deacetylase family protein — its product is MNVLIIAPHPDDEILGCGGTIAKHTAAWNQVYVCIVTRGKLPLFNDEGVKIVREECSAAHKYLGVKETIFLDFPAAMLEEVPRHELNDSLCKVVQRIKPEEVYIPHRGDMQLDHKMIVDAAMVALRPKYEHVAKRIYAYETLSETGWDIPNTVNEFIPTVYNDISGYLDQKLQAMRFYQSQLAPYPNPRSIESLEALAKYRGSTVNKRAAEAFSLIREIR
- a CDS encoding UDP-3-O-(3-hydroxymyristoyl)glucosamine N-acyltransferase, which gives rise to MFKLSELIEFLKEKQLLIGEVKTDGDKEIKRFASLLHPSADALCWSQKTLSPDTIPNAAVLLCQPEQEHDPNLDTVMIHVQDPRRVFGTVAYHFNRRIRKTGIYDKAVISPTAVIGENVYIGPYTVIEDGCRIGDGTIIDANVTIYHDVTIGKNCHIWAGAVIGADGHGYFLDDGNLWQHVVHMGNVVIGDNVEIKANSCVDRGVLDDTTIGDNTKIDNLVQVAHNVVIGKNTFIAGGTQIGGSCVVGDNCWLGSSCVIKNGAKVADEVRVCINSVVVRDIKRTNATVYGDPARYIFPYYMGKESKL